ACTGCCGCGACTTTGAAGTGCCTATCCGAAAACCGCCGGGGACTGTCCTCGATTTCTCCCTCTCCCTTGACGGGAGAGGGCCGGGGTGAGGGTGTGGCGCAGAAAGAGGGGACTGTCCCCCTCTCCGCAGACGGTTTTCGGATAGGCTCCGAGCGAAGCGCCGACGGCCCGCAGCGAATCCGCGTTCCCGCCGGCAGCGAGGTCATAGAGATCACTTCTAACGGCCAGACGCCGCCGATCGGCCGCGGCACGAATGAGACGATATCGCTGGACATGCGCCAAGGTAGCGAATTCGAGTTGCGAGTAAAGTAAATCGTCACGAATGCTTGACCACCGATTCATCTGCCGGATACAAAGGCATCAGCGGTGGTAGCTCTTCTGGCCGCAAACCGTGTCGGGCCCGACGATTCCCAGACTCCGGCTCGCCGCGTCTCTTTTCTCTGAGGAGGTCGAGGGGTGTCTCGCATTTCGTGTGCGCCGTTTGTCATCCTCGTCGGTTGTCTGCTGGCGGATTCAACGCCCGCCCAAGAGAAGGCGTCCACCGATGAAAAGCCAGCGCAGACTGTCAAAGGGTTTGGCAACGTCGTCGATCCCGACCGCGATTGCCAAATCCAAGAGCAAATCAAAGTGACCATCACCGTCCCAAAAACGACTCACGACCTCGCGCTCAATCCGGAATACACCAAGCAGAACGCCCCGCGGATCACTCAAGACGTCAAAGGGGATTTCAGCCTCGCCATTAAAGTAGACGCATTTCCGATTCCCAAGCCGAAAACGTCATCTAATGGCCGCTTCAGCCACGTGGGCGCCGGCTTGTTAATTTGGCAAGACGACAAGAACTACATCCGGATGGAGCGAGCGTCGGAGGGGGACACGCAATCGCGGTTTGTAATGATCGAGTGCTACCAGGACGGTATGAAGATGTACAAGAAGCACGATGACATCGAAGACAAGGACACCTACCTGCGCGTGACACGCAAGGGGGATGAGTTCACGTTCGAGAGCGGTGAGGACGGCCAGGACTGGATCAAACTAACGACGGAAGAGGTCAAACTGGCCGAGCAGTTGAAAGTTGGGATCGCCGCCGTCAATACGACGACCGATGAATTCTCGGCGACCTTTCAAGTGCCGAAACCGAGCCAAAGTGAGAAATAGGCGACTTAAAGCAGACCTTGTCAGATGCACGTTTCCGATCCCCGTTTCAGTCGAGGAGGTGAAGGCATGTTTCGCTTTGCTCACGCGGCGATATTTGCGATGGCAATGGGCCTGGTCTTGCAATCGGCCGCGGCAGACGACAAGGCAGCCGCCCCGGACCATGCGGCGGCCGATGAAAAGCCGGCGCAGACCGTCAAAGGCTTTGGCGCCGTCGTCGATCCCGATGGCGATTGCCAAATCACTGAACAGGTTCGAGTGACGATCACCGTCCCCAAGACGACTCACGATCTCACGTACGCCAGGGAATCGGCTTATACCAAGATGAACGCCCCGCGGATCGTTCAGGATATCAAGGGAGATTTCAGCCTCGCGGTCAAGGTCGAGGCATTTCCATTTCCGAAGCCCAACACCTCGTCGAACAATCGCTACTGCTTTGTCAGCTCCGGCTTGCTGATCTGGCAAGATGAACGCAACTTCATCCGGCTGGAGCGGGCGGCGCTCGGCGGCCAAAACCAGCCCTATGTTTGGCTCGAGTGCTTCGTGGACGGCAAATCCGAAACGACCAAACGGCGCGAGATCGACGACAAGGACACCTATCTGCGCATCACTCGAATCGGCGATAAATTCACCTTCGCCACCAGCGAGGATGGCCTGGACTGGACCGAGATCGAGAACGAAGAGGTGAAGCTGGCCGAGCAACTGAAGGGGGGCGTGATGGCGATCAATACCACGACCGATGATTTCTCCACGACGCTGGAAATCCCGAAGCCGAGCCCGAATCCGAAGTAGACGGACGAAACACTCGCGCAATTCTCACAACGCAGCGATTTGCTCGGCGGCGCGCTGGCCGGATAGCCATGCGCCGTGAACGGTGCCGCGATGGCGGCGCGAGGTGGCTTCGCCTGCGAAGAAAAGCCGGTCGTTCACCGGCTCGGCGAGGGCGTCGAGATGGTCGTAGCTCGCGCCGAGGGGAAGGTTCACATAGCAGCCCCCACTCAGCGGATCGCTCGTCCACGACGTTAGCGCAACCACTTCGGGATCGGGAATCGAGCCGCTAAACATCCGCCGCGCCCGCTTCATCGCCTCGTCGATCGCCTGCGAACGGGTCAATTGTTCCAAGCGGCGGGCCGCCCGGCCGTGGCTCCACAGCGAGAGGATCGGCGCGCCGGTCGTGCGGCTGAGATCGGTCCATTCGACGAATTGGCCGCCGTCGTCCGAGACCGAGCCGATGAAGTCGGTATCGTTGTCCCAGAATCGCCGCGGGAATCGCAGCACCACCTTGTGCGCCGCGCCGAAACCGAGCGCGCGAATCGCTTCCAGTTTCCGCGCCGGCAATTCGGGCGAAAACGTCACGCGGCCGGCCTTGAGGACTCCCAGTGGCAGAGTGACGACGGCGCGGTCGGCGCGGAACTGCTCTTTCTCGCATTCGACGCGCACTCCCGAAGCGTCATAGCGCACGGCCACAACGCGGCGGCCGAGCCGAATGTCGAGCCCGTCGGCCAACAGCTTTGGTATCTGGCCGTAACCGCCCGGCAGAATATGTTGCGGGCCGTCGAACGACTCCGCCTCGCCTTCGCCTTCGAAGTTTCGCAGCGAGAGCAGATCGGCGTCATTCCCCTCGGTCGCGTCGATATTCATGGCGATCGCCCAATTCAAGTATCGCCGCTGGCGGGGCGTGGCTTGTTGCCCTGCACCGAGTTGTCGCAGCGCATCGGCGACGGTCATATCAGGCCGGCCAGAGTCCAGCCCATCGTCGTTGAATGATTCCAGCGTCTTGAGCAC
Above is a window of Pirellulales bacterium DNA encoding:
- a CDS encoding DUF1349 domain-containing protein, with amino-acid sequence MSRISCAPFVILVGCLLADSTPAQEKASTDEKPAQTVKGFGNVVDPDRDCQIQEQIKVTITVPKTTHDLALNPEYTKQNAPRITQDVKGDFSLAIKVDAFPIPKPKTSSNGRFSHVGAGLLIWQDDKNYIRMERASEGDTQSRFVMIECYQDGMKMYKKHDDIEDKDTYLRVTRKGDEFTFESGEDGQDWIKLTTEEVKLAEQLKVGIAAVNTTTDEFSATFQVPKPSQSEK
- a CDS encoding FAD-dependent oxidoreductase, coding for MRLRQYGPSFAAAGARVCRPDRRRFFKVAGLMGVGTVLDAVANVHPVRAATAQEKVIVIGAGVAGLSAARNLQSRGHTVTVIEGRDRIGGRVWTVDLGGSPVDLGAQWIEGINGNPLAEFCRQRRIKTVLSDENSIRVFDSDGSRFSSDEAAGLHSWAKAVLKTLESFNDDGLDSGRPDMTVADALRQLGAGQQATPRQRRYLNWAIAMNIDATEGNDADLLSLRNFEGEGEAESFDGPQHILPGGYGQIPKLLADGLDIRLGRRVVAVRYDASGVRVECEKEQFRADRAVVTLPLGVLKAGRVTFSPELPARKLEAIRALGFGAAHKVVLRFPRRFWDNDTDFIGSVSDDGGQFVEWTDLSRTTGAPILSLWSHGRAARRLEQLTRSQAIDEAMKRARRMFSGSIPDPEVVALTSWTSDPLSGGCYVNLPLGASYDHLDALAEPVNDRLFFAGEATSRRHRGTVHGAWLSGQRAAEQIAAL
- a CDS encoding DUF1349 domain-containing protein, which produces MFRFAHAAIFAMAMGLVLQSAAADDKAAAPDHAAADEKPAQTVKGFGAVVDPDGDCQITEQVRVTITVPKTTHDLTYARESAYTKMNAPRIVQDIKGDFSLAVKVEAFPFPKPNTSSNNRYCFVSSGLLIWQDERNFIRLERAALGGQNQPYVWLECFVDGKSETTKRREIDDKDTYLRITRIGDKFTFATSEDGLDWTEIENEEVKLAEQLKGGVMAINTTTDDFSTTLEIPKPSPNPK